The following are from one region of the Nymphaea colorata isolate Beijing-Zhang1983 chromosome 7, ASM883128v2, whole genome shotgun sequence genome:
- the LOC116258113 gene encoding uncharacterized protein LOC116258113 isoform X1, with protein sequence MFQGEAERDIEAAAQDAVLREQEMATLQVIQGQSRAAKDSALPIDDRRDVLSQRHDSNALKETLLKMATEHRAEIASKRGKFTTTDQGNIDIGNGYGVPGGSAHYGSANPLTYNPTSGGQHESRCLDSKNISAESFKLSEEKVEQRELPEYLKQKLKARGILKNDGAEPEKKVVVAESTTASTHVLPAGWVEATDPSGSIYYYNEHTGKSQWERPVKTEASPPAAPSLPPDWEEALDSSTGQKYYYNKRTNVSLWEPPSLDYQAVQSTDTQTSSKDGHTIGGDIQSSLFKRCAGCGGWGRGLVQRWGYCNHCTRLLNLPYQPSGPTTNHHQENTRVVKEDVSKNISKQGLNSRLPPRKGNRRDYKKRAHADEDELDPMDPSSYSDAPRGGWVVGLKGVQPRAADTTATGPLFQQRPYPSPGAVLRKNAEIASQTKKSSTHFAPISKKGDGSDGLGDAD encoded by the exons ATGTTTCAGGGAGAAGCTGAGCGTGATATTGAGGCTGCTGCACAAGATGCTGTGCTGCGTGAACAA GAGATGGCGACGTTGCAAGTAATTCAAGGACAGAG CCGAGCTGCAAAGGATTCGGCGTTACCAATTGATGATCGCAGAGATGTCCTATctcagagacatgattcaaatgCTTTGAAG GAAACTCTGTTGAAAATGGCCACTGAACACCGAGCAGAAATTGCTTCAAAACGTGGGAAGTTTACCACTACAGATCAAG GAAACATAGATATTGGCAATGGATATGGTGTGCCTGGTGGTAGTGCACACTATGGCTCTGCAAACCCATTAACATATAATCCTACTTCTG GAGGACAACATGAAAGCAGATGTCTGGACAGCAAGAACATCAGTGCTGAGTCTTTCAAACTATCAGAAGAAAAGGTTGAACAGAGAGAGTTGCCTGAATATCTGAAACAAAAGTTAAAGGCTCGTGGCATTCTTAAGAATGATGGTGCAGAACCTGAAAAA AAGGTTGTTGTTGCTGAATCAACCACTGCATCAACTCATGTGCTTCCTGCTGGTTGG GTTGAAGCCACAGATCCAAGTGGTTCCATATACTATTACAATGAACACACTGGGAAAAGCCAGTGGGAACGTCCAGTGAAAACTGAAGCTTCTCCACCAGCAGCTCCAAGTTTACCGCCAGATTGGGAAGAAGCATTAGACAGTTCAACAG GCCAAAAGTACTACTACAATAAAAGGACGAATGTTTCACTGTGGGAACCCCCTAGCTTAGATTATCAAGCTGTGCAATCAACTGACACCCAAACAAGTTCCAAGGATGGACATACTATAGGTGGAGATATTCAGTCGTCATTGTTCAAAAGATGTGCAGGTTGTGGGGGATGGGGACGAGGACTTGTTCAAAGGTGGGGTTATTGCAATCATTGTACAAG GCTGCTGAACCTTCCTTATCAACCAAGTGGGCCAACTACAAACCATCATCAGGAAAATACTAGAGTCGTAAAAGAAGATGTCAgtaaaaatatatcaaaacaagg TTTAAATTCCAGACTTCCACCAAGAAAAGGCAACAGGAGAGACTATAAGAAACGTGCTCATGCTGATGAAGATGAGTTGGATCCGATGGATCCAAGCTCTTATTCAGATGCACCACGTGGTGGCTG GGTAGTCGGTCTGAAAGGAGTCCAACCACGAGCAGCAGATACAACAGCTACT GGCCCTCTTTTCCAGCAGCGCCCTTATCCATCACCTGGTGCTGTACTGCGTAAGAATGCTGAAATTGCATCACAAACAAAGAAGTCAAGCACCCATTTTGCTCCCATCTCTAAGAAAGGTGATGGAAGCGACGGACTTGGTGATGCAGACTGA
- the LOC116258113 gene encoding uncharacterized protein LOC116258113 isoform X2: MFQGEAERDIEAAAQDAVLREQEMATLQVIQGQSRAAKDSALPIDDRRDVLSQRHDSNALKETLLKMATEHRAEIASKRGKFTTTDQGNIDIGNGYGVPGGSAHYGSANPLTYNPTSGGQHESRCLDSKNISAESFKLSEEKVEQRELPEYLKQKLKARGILKNDGAEPEKVVVAESTTASTHVLPAGWVEATDPSGSIYYYNEHTGKSQWERPVKTEASPPAAPSLPPDWEEALDSSTGQKYYYNKRTNVSLWEPPSLDYQAVQSTDTQTSSKDGHTIGGDIQSSLFKRCAGCGGWGRGLVQRWGYCNHCTRLLNLPYQPSGPTTNHHQENTRVVKEDVSKNISKQGLNSRLPPRKGNRRDYKKRAHADEDELDPMDPSSYSDAPRGGWVVGLKGVQPRAADTTATGPLFQQRPYPSPGAVLRKNAEIASQTKKSSTHFAPISKKGDGSDGLGDAD, encoded by the exons ATGTTTCAGGGAGAAGCTGAGCGTGATATTGAGGCTGCTGCACAAGATGCTGTGCTGCGTGAACAA GAGATGGCGACGTTGCAAGTAATTCAAGGACAGAG CCGAGCTGCAAAGGATTCGGCGTTACCAATTGATGATCGCAGAGATGTCCTATctcagagacatgattcaaatgCTTTGAAG GAAACTCTGTTGAAAATGGCCACTGAACACCGAGCAGAAATTGCTTCAAAACGTGGGAAGTTTACCACTACAGATCAAG GAAACATAGATATTGGCAATGGATATGGTGTGCCTGGTGGTAGTGCACACTATGGCTCTGCAAACCCATTAACATATAATCCTACTTCTG GAGGACAACATGAAAGCAGATGTCTGGACAGCAAGAACATCAGTGCTGAGTCTTTCAAACTATCAGAAGAAAAGGTTGAACAGAGAGAGTTGCCTGAATATCTGAAACAAAAGTTAAAGGCTCGTGGCATTCTTAAGAATGATGGTGCAGAACCTGAAAAA GTTGTTGTTGCTGAATCAACCACTGCATCAACTCATGTGCTTCCTGCTGGTTGG GTTGAAGCCACAGATCCAAGTGGTTCCATATACTATTACAATGAACACACTGGGAAAAGCCAGTGGGAACGTCCAGTGAAAACTGAAGCTTCTCCACCAGCAGCTCCAAGTTTACCGCCAGATTGGGAAGAAGCATTAGACAGTTCAACAG GCCAAAAGTACTACTACAATAAAAGGACGAATGTTTCACTGTGGGAACCCCCTAGCTTAGATTATCAAGCTGTGCAATCAACTGACACCCAAACAAGTTCCAAGGATGGACATACTATAGGTGGAGATATTCAGTCGTCATTGTTCAAAAGATGTGCAGGTTGTGGGGGATGGGGACGAGGACTTGTTCAAAGGTGGGGTTATTGCAATCATTGTACAAG GCTGCTGAACCTTCCTTATCAACCAAGTGGGCCAACTACAAACCATCATCAGGAAAATACTAGAGTCGTAAAAGAAGATGTCAgtaaaaatatatcaaaacaagg TTTAAATTCCAGACTTCCACCAAGAAAAGGCAACAGGAGAGACTATAAGAAACGTGCTCATGCTGATGAAGATGAGTTGGATCCGATGGATCCAAGCTCTTATTCAGATGCACCACGTGGTGGCTG GGTAGTCGGTCTGAAAGGAGTCCAACCACGAGCAGCAGATACAACAGCTACT GGCCCTCTTTTCCAGCAGCGCCCTTATCCATCACCTGGTGCTGTACTGCGTAAGAATGCTGAAATTGCATCACAAACAAAGAAGTCAAGCACCCATTTTGCTCCCATCTCTAAGAAAGGTGATGGAAGCGACGGACTTGGTGATGCAGACTGA